In Hyphomicrobium denitrificans 1NES1, the genomic stretch CCGACATGCAGCAAGCGGAACTCGGCCAAAACGTTCGGATAGAGGGCGATCTCGAAGGGCTTGCGCGTGGCGATCTCGTGTTCTGGAAGGGGCACGTCGGGATCATGATCGATAGCGTGCTGATGGTCCACGCCAATGCCCATCACATGCAGGTCGCCATCGAGCCGCTTTTGGAAGCAGCGCAGCGCATCAGGAAAGCGTCCGGAGACATCGTTGCGGTGAAACGGTTGGGTCGGCTTACGGCCGTCTAGCGATCGTACGACAGGAACCGGTGTGTCTGCTGTTCTTCATCTGCTTCGAGCGGGCGAACGAAACGTTTCAGAACCCTGTGGCTTCCGATCCAATCCCAGCCGGGCGCGAGTTCAACGCGCGTCGCGACGTCTATCAGAATTCCGGTCAGTGCGTTTCGAGTCTCAATTCTTTCGACACGACCCCGGGCAATTGCCTTTGCGAGATTTAAGAACAGGTCGAAGCGTTCGACTGGCTTATCTTCATAAACTTCGCGGTTGAGTGCGAGATCGAAAGTCTGACTGGCTTTGATCAAAAGCTCGAATGGACAGGCAGTTGGCAAGAAGGGCGCGACGGCCATTCGCCAATAACGGTCCGAGGCGGTGATCGCGATATCGGCGCGGGCGCGCGTTTCGTTCGCCCAGGCTTCAAGGTCGACAAGCGTCTTTTCCAGGCGGTCGCGGTAGACATCGTCGGGGAGCATCGACTCATTCTCATGCGGACTCGGATACGCGAAGATAGCCGATCCACGGCCGCAGGAAAGTTGTCGGACATCAAACAAAAAAGAAGACCGCAACATCTGATGTCGCGGTCCTTATTGGCTTTCGATCGGATTTACCAGTTTCAGTAGCAAACCCAAACGAACTCATCGTAATAGTTCGACCAGCGCCAGCACGGGCCGATACCATAGGCGTACCATCGGCCGTGCCAGAAACGCCGATGGTGGGAATGGTGATGGCCATATCCGCGGTGATGGCGATATGCGTGTCCGCGATAATGACGCGTCGTTGCGTGGTGGCGGCCTCCGCCGTGATGGCCACCGAAGTGACCCATGCTGTGATGATGACCGCCGTGGTGTCCACCATGATGGCCGCCGTGGGGTCGGGCGTCTGCCGATAACGGCATCAGCAATGCGGCCATGGTTGCCGCTACGAATGTAAGACTCCGCAACAAGATTTCTCTCCTTTCGCGTCTTCCGCTTTCTGGGACGAGGGCGTTTCGCGTCTACCAACACGTCTAGCAGACGCGTCGGTCGTTGGGCATTTGAAAGATGCGGTCTGCCTAACGTCGCTTTAAAACGCGTCTCCGATTTCAGACTAATCGCGCTTTTACGTTCTTCGGTAATGTCGGCGATGAATGAGTTCGAGTTGAACGTTCATTCATGATTGTCGTTTTGGTGGTCATATGCGCGACTAACCGCAATTGCGACTTTAAGTTCCATTTTGGGAGGCGCGGGGCGAATGTCGCGTTCGAAACGCGATACGCTTTGTCTCTACGACTAGCGTAGGCATGGGCGGTTGGATGCGCCGGCTGGGCCCTACGATTTCAAAATGCTTGTCAGCGACCTGGTGCACATGCTTGATAACCTTCATATCGAGCGGGCCAATCTCCCGGGTTGGTCCATGGGTGGAAACGAGGTCACGGAATTTGCAGGCCTTTTACCCGGAGCGGGTTGGGAAAATCGTCTACCTCGAAGGCGGCTACGATTGGTCTGATCCGACATTCTTCAAAGCCTTCACCGATATGTTGGTGGCGAACAATCCGAATCCGGCCGAATCCGGAAACGCTTCGCTCGCTCGATGCTCTGAGAGACTGGTATCACGCTGCCTGGATCGGCCGTGATGTGCAATAGACCCCGGCGCTCGAAGCTTTTCTTTGCGATGCCGTGCATATTGAATCGGACGGAACGGTGGACCCTATCCCGTCGGTTAAGGTTTTCGGTGCGCTCATCCACACGCTTGGGACTTTCTGCTATCGCGATCGATGGCACATTAGCTCGCGGCCGCTGCGTCGACCCGTCTCGCCCGGCAAGCATTGTCGCGCGATCCTCGAATGTGAATGATGATTTCCGCGCGTTTGGGTTCGACGCAGCGCGGACGAGCAGTGGAACAAGGCATCGAAATGAGCGATACAGCGAACTATACGCCGCCCAAGGTCTGGCAATGGGATCGGCCGAGCGGGGGTGCGTTTGCAAGCATCAATCGGCCGGTTGCCGGACCGACGCACGAGAAGGAGCTTCCAGTCGGCAAGCATCCGCTGCAACTTTACTCGCTCGCGACCCCGAACGGTATCAAGGTCACGGTGATGCTCGAGGAGCTGCTTGCGCAAGGGCATAGCGGCGCGGAGTACGACGCTTGGTTGATCCGAATTACCGAGGGCGATCAATTCGGCAGCGGTTTTGTCGAAATAAATCCCAATTCGAAGATCCCGGCGCTTGTCGATCGCAGCGGCAGCGCGCCAAGACGTATTTTCGAGTCGGGTTCCATTCTGCTCTATCTGGCGGAGAAATTCGGCGCATTCCTGCCGAGCGATCCGGATAAACGCACGGAAGCGCTGAATTGGCTGTTTTGGCAGGCGGGGAGTGCGCCTTATCTCGGTGGCGGGTTTGGCCACTTCTACACCTATGCTCCGGTCAAGATCGAATATGCGATCAACCGTTTTGCCATGGAGGTAAAGCGGCAACTGGATGTGCTCGATCGCCATCTCGCGGCCCATAAGTTTATGGCGGGCGAGGATTATTCAATCGCCGATATTGCGATTTGGCCTTGGTATGGCGGCCTTGTACGGGGCGAGGTGTATGGCGCCGCCGAGTTTCTCGACGCGCCCGCGTATGTTCATGTCAATCGCTGGGCGAACGCGATTGCGGAGCGTCCAGCGGTCAAGCGCGGGCGCATGGTCAACCGCACATCCGGCGATCCTTCTGGTCAGCTTCGTGAGCGTCATGACGCCGGCGATTTCGAAACCCGGACGGAAGACAAGCTCAAGACCTGAGCGTGCGGGCGTCGCCCTGACGCATCGAAACGACGGCCGCGCGCAATGCGGCTATGACTTTGCTTCGCGTTCGAGAAGCGCTCGTTTGCGCTCCACGCCCCAACGGTAGCCTGAAAGCGAACCGTCGTTGCGTACCACACGGTGGCAGGGGATTGCCACGGCAAGCTTGTTTGCGGCGCAGGCAGCCGCCACGGCCCGCACGGCTTTAGGCATGCCGATGTGCTCGGCGATCTCGCTGTAGGTGGCTGTCGTTCCGGCGGGAATCTCGCGGAGCGCCTGCCAGACGCGATGCTGGAACGCTGTCCCGCGAATATCGAGCGGCAGGTCGAGACCTGTTTCCGGAGCTTCGACCAAGCCTACGACCGTGGCCATGACATTCTCAAACGCGCGGTCGCCGCCGATCAAATTCGCTTTTGGAAAACGATCTTGGAGATTGCGGACGAGAACCTCGGGATCGTCGCCCAGGAAGATTGCCGCGATGCCCTTGTCGCTGGCGGCGACGAGGATCGATCCCAAAGAGCATTGGCCGACCGCAAACCGCATATCGGCACTGTTTCCGCCGGAGCGAAAGTCTGTCGGCGTCATGCCGAGAAAACCAGTGGAATCGGCGTAAAAGCGGCTGCTCGAATTGAAGCCCGCTGCGTGGATGGCGCGGGTCACGGATGCGTTCCCCATAAGGTTCTCTCTCGCGCGTCGCTGCCGGTGCGCAACTGCGTAGGCCTTCGGCGTGACGCCGGCAACGGCTTTGAAGATGCGGTGAAAGTGATACGGGCTGAGACCGGTTGCCCGTGCCAGGTCGGCAAGCTTCGGCGGTTCTTCCACCTGTTCGATCAGGCGGCAGGCTTCCGCTATTTTGGTTGCGTAGCGGTCGTGGAGGGATGGCTCATTCGGCTTGCAACGTTTGCAGGGGCGGAATCCGGCGCGTTCGGCGTCTGCACACGATGCGTGGAATGCCACGTTTTCGCGCCTTGCCAAGCGTGCGGAGCACGATGGCCGGCAATAAACGCCTGTGGTGACAACGGAATAGTAGAATTTTCCATCGAAGGATGGATCGCGCGCTTTGACGGCCGCCCAATAGGCCGCCTCCACATCCATTGCGGACGGTTGCGGCGCGGACCTCATTTTGGTCCTCGGCGTTTGCAGGACAGGGATCATTTTGCCAGCTTTCTTCATCGTTCGTGTCGCACAAGATAAGCGGCGATGCCGGTCCACGCACTCCGGTCCTTGCTCTCGAATTCAGATTGTTCGAGTTTAGTGCCAAAATCCAGCCGCCGTCAGGTCATGATAGGGGCTGGCGCCGGTCGGTCCTGAGTGGAGTTTCGGATTTCGACTCCCAGGTATTCTTTAATGCGGTCACACGCGCGCGCGCGATCGAAGCTGCCGTCGCTTTGCCGGACAATCCACGTTGAAAGCGGCGGGTTGAATGTGGGTTCATAAATCTTGACGCCTCGGTTGATCAGCGCGGCGACATAACTGAACGAGCTCTTCGACATAATCAGAATGTCCGACGCGACAAGCTTCTCCATTGTCCATATCGCATCGGAATCAAGATATAATTCACAGCCGATTTTGGAAAACTCGGCGAAGTCACTCGCGCAGCCTTGCGAGTGCACCTGAAAAATTGCGTTCACGCCTATTTCTTCAAGGACGCCATGCAGGTACTCTATCGTGCGCGCGATCGTATTGTTTGGTGTGAAGCGGAACGCGTTCTTCGAGACACCGACGTCGCCTCGCCGCACATGAACCGCGACCACGATATGATCGCGCTCGGGAGGACTGGGAGGCAAACTGAATTTTGTCCTCAGTGATTCAGAGATGGCTTCAAGTGAATCAGGATAATGCCTGTGCAGCCAATAACACTGCTGAAATCGCAATATGCTTTTCTCGTTTATCGCGCGTCTCTTCAGAAGATAGTCTCGATAATCGACGACAACGTAGTCGCCGTCGCCTAGGTGCTCTTCACCTTTGCCGAGATTGAGGCGGTTTTCCCAGGCATCGCGCCATTCATGCTGTTCGGTCGGCGCATGATCGAGGCGCGTGAAGGGGCTATCGACGTAGGTCGCACCGAACGCGTTGGCGAAATTGATGCCGGAAATACGGGCCATTGCCTGCATTCCCAAACCATCACTCCTTCCCGAGCATGTGATGCGCACACCCTGAGGAAGGAGTCCCTTGGATAAGCGTACGGCCGCGTCTCCCGTAAGGAAATTCTTATCGACGTCGATATTTTGACGAAGCAGAAGCTTGAATTTGAACCATAGGTACCGGGCTGCCACCTCCAACCGGTGGCGAAGGAGTATTTTTTGCATTGTGTGTACTGGGTATGAGGATTTCAGACGCCGCGCAGCACTCTCATATCGAAGTCATCGTTGCCGGCAATCCCCATATCAGTATGTTATGCTAATCGCGTCGGCTTGTCACCGCCCGCCCGCATCAACTTGCTCACAAGTCCATGTTCTGGCTGACAATCCGTCGGTCGCCAGCCAACTGGAATTCGTTTCCAACCTTTTAGCGCTTTGTTTCGGCCGTGGAACTGTACGACTGACAGATTGTAAGATTGAGAGATCGTGAAATTGTTCAGGAATGGCGTGCCGGAGACGATGAAGATGAGAACTTTGTCGTCGTTGTTAAGATTAATTGAAGTCCATGTCTGAGTTTGGTCGTCCCTACAGACGGTCAGTTTATCCCAGCAGCGGAAGTGAGCAATCAAATGTCACCGATAGGGATTAGGTCGCCTTCGACGTCTGCTTGTCGCTGGAAAGCAGCCCAAGTCGCCGCGCGGTTTTTGTGCTCATGAACCCTAGCCGACCTCATTGCGATCAGGCGAGGTCGGTATCGCTTGGCAAGCTCATGCCGAAACCAATGCTCTTTATGGATATTCACTACTGAGAGCACTTAGCGCAGCAGCAGCGTTCTGCCAGATGCATCTCGAAATATTCTTCGTCGTAATCGTAGGAAGTTCTTCGCCAGGCTCGATGTCGCGGAGAGCGAAAATATACACGTGACGCTTGCGGAGCATTGGCAGAGCGATTCAGACGTTTTGGGGAGTGTCGTTCTCCATTCCAACGAGAAGCGCAAGTAAAGCTCTCAGGATCTCGATGGGCGGTGGCGGGCAACCAGGGACCGTAACGTCTACGGGTAATACGGCCGACACGGGTCCCACACACGCATAGCTACTGGTGAAAAGGCCGCCGGTGCATGCGCAATTGCCGACTGCGACGACCCACTTGGGCTCGGGAGTTGCCCGGTAGGTCCGTTCCAGAGCTTCGCGCATATTAGAGGTGACAGGGCCTGTGACGAGCAGAACGTCGGCGTGGCGCGGAGACGCCACGAACCGTAGACCGAAGCGCTCGATGTCGTAGAATGGATTGCTGAGCGCATGGATCTCGAGCTCGCAGGCGTTGCACGATCCGGTGTCAACTTCGCGGATGGCAAGGCTGCGACCCAGACTGCGCCGGGCCGCACGTCTCAGGCCCTCGCTGACTTCCTCGAGCGCCTTCTCATCCGGACGCGGGGCTGCTTCCGTCAGTGGTCCTTGGATCAGGCTCGCGAGCAGGGTTTTGCGCATGAGCAACCGCCTACAGATCTTGCCCCGCGTAGGAGCAGTTGAACGACTTGTTGCACAAGGGGAAGTCCGCGACAATGTTGCCCTCGATCGCGGCCTCGAGTAGCGGCCACTGGAACCAGGAGGGATCGCGAAGGTGGCATCTGTCGATGTTGCCTTTGGCGTCGATGCGCAGCCAAATGAATATGTCGCCGCGGAATCCCTCGACAATGGAAATGCCTTCGCAGGGAGCTTCGACTCTGTGTGGTACTGTTTCGACCGGTCCCTCCGGCAATGTGTCGAGTAGCAGTTTGATCAGAAGGATTGATTGTTCGACTTCGCGGATTCGGATCCAGACGCGCGCGTTGACATCGCCTTCCTTTCGAATGGGGACATCAAACGTGAGCATGTCGTAGGGCGAATAGCCCAGAGATTTCCGCGCGTCGAAATTGCGCTCTGAAGCGCGGCCGACGAACCCGCCGGCGCCGAACAAGCGCGCAAGCTCGGGAGACACGATTCCTGCCGTCGCGGTTCGGTCCTGAAGCGACGTGGTGTTGTCGTAGAGCTCGACGAGCTTCGGGAAAGAGGCCTCGATCAGATTGAGCATGTTTAGCAGCTCGTGGATGCCGTCGCTGGTGATATCGCGTACGAGGCCGCCGGGAACGATGACGTCCATCATCAGGCGGTGGCCGAAAACGTTCATAGACGCCCGCAGCACGCGTTCGCGCAAGGCGCCGAGGTGAGCAAGCATCAGTGCAAAGGCAGCGTCGTTGCAGATCGCGCCGATATCGCCCACGTGGTTAGCGATGCGTTCGATCTCGGCCATTATGGCCCGCACATAGTGCACCCGAGATGGGACTTCGATTTCCGTCGCCGCCTCGACTGCGCGAGCAAAAGCTAGCGCGTATGCAACAGTGCTGTCTCCCGATGCGCGACCGGCAAGGCGGGCGGCATGTTCGATCGTGCTGCCGATCATCAGGCTCTCCACGCCTCGGTGCACGTATCCAAGACGCTCCTCCAAGCGGACGACCGTCTCGCCGCTAGCCGTGAAGCGGAAATGTCCCGGCTCGATGATGCCGGCGTGCACGGGCCCGACGGGGATCTGGTGGAGGTCGGGGCCTTCGACAGGTAGGAAATGATAGGGTCGCGCGCCATGCGTTTGGGACGGCTTGGTCGCCAGAGGATGATGCAATTTCCAACGCCCGTGATCGAGCCAAGGCCGGGTATCCGGCAAATCCTGCGCGGCAAGCCCGACGAGATCCTGGATCGTGCGCTCGAGCCGGAGTGCAGGAGTATGTGAGCGGCCGATCGATGGGAAGTCCTTATGCGAGGACTGCAGGCTGAGAATGGCAATCCGGTTTGAGCTGTCCTCAAGAATGGACATGTGCACGATTTGAGGCTCAGCCCAAAGGGAGACGAGCGTCCATCGGCCGGCGGCAAGTTCATTCGCAGCCGTGCGCCACTGCTCGGCAGTCACAGACAGACGAGGCCAGGGTCGACATGGCGCCGCGGCCCAGCAGCTTTCGAGAAGATCATCAAGCGCAGTCATTCTTCGATCTCCCCGCCTTACCTCAGCAACTGCGCGACGTTCTGGAACCAGGATACGAGTTCGGCCGGCAGAAAGATGCCCGCGATCAGGATCAGTGCAAAATGTGAAAACATAGGCACGTAGGACGCTTCGACAGGCGTCAAGCTGCCCTTCGGTGTACCGAACGCCAGAGTGTTGAGCTTCTGCAGAAGTGCTCCAAGCGCGAGGATGATGCCGATCACGAGCAGGACCGCGAGGATCGGCTCGCGAGCGAACGTTGACGTCACCAGAAGAAACTCGCTCATGAAGATGCCGAAGGGTGGCAGGCCGGCGATTGCCATGACGCCGATGACGAGCCCCCAGCCGAGGACGGGATGGGTCTCCGTCAGTCCGCCGATTTCGGTCATCTTCTGCGTGCCCTTCACCTGAGCGATGTGGCCGACGGAAAAGAAGATCGCCGATTTTGTCAGGCTGTGCATCGTCATGTGTAGTAGGCCCGCGAAGTTTGCCAGCGGTCCACCCATGCCGAAGGCAAAGGCGATGATTCCCATGTGCTCGATCGAGGAATAGGCAAACATACGTTTGATGTCGCGGCGGCGGTATAACATGAGCGCGGCGAACAGCAACGAGATCAGGCCCATTGTTACCATCAGCGGTCCCGGCGCGATCGCTTGGCCGTTTGTCGCCAGCAGCATCTTGAATCTGAGAAGTGCGTGCAGGGCGACGTTGAGGAGCAGTCCCGACAAGACTGCGGAGATCGGAGTCGGACCTTCGGCGTGTGCGTCCGGCAGCCAACCGTGCATCGGCGCGAGCCCCACTTTCGTGCCGTAGCCCAGGAGAAGGAAGACGAATGCCAGATTGAGCAGAGCCGGATCGAAGGTGGCGGCACGCGTCATCAGCTTTGTCCAGGCCATGGCTTCGATTTCCATGCCCGCGACGGGCTTGGCCGCGAGATAGAGCAGAATGGTTCCGAACAATGCGAGCGCGATGCCGACGCTGCCGAGAATGAAATACTTCCAGGCCGCTTCGAGCGCCTCATGCGTACGGTAGATTCCGACCATCAGAACGGTCGTCAGTGTCGCGAACTCGACGCCGACCCACATGAGCCCGAGATTGTTGGCGACCAGCGCCAGATTCATTTCGAACATCAGCGCCTGATACATGGCGTGGTAGAAGCGCAGATAAGCCGGCGTCAGGCGGCCGATCTCGATCTCGTGGGCGATGTAGCTTGCGCTGAATGCGCTCGTGGTGAACCCGACGAAAGTGTTGAGCACGATGAAAACGATGTTGAGGTCATCGACGTGCAAGAGCAGCCCTGCCTCCGGCCTTCGCCAGAGCAGCGATAGCGCGGCAACGAGCGTCAGAAAGCTCGCCAGGACATTGAGCTTCGAAGTCACGGCATAGCCCGGCAGCGCGACGAGCAACGCCGCAGAGACCGCGGGGATCAACAAGATGAGCGTCAGTCCGTCGAGCGGGAACGCGGTCATAGGTGTTCACCTCTAAATCGATCGAGCGCGTGCATGTCGACCGTGTCGAAGCGTTCGCGGATGCGGAACAGGAAGATGCCGATGACGAGAAATGCCACGAGGACTGAAAATGCGACACTCATTTCGACGACCAGCGGCATGCCCTTGGCGCCGGCTGCCGCGAGGATCAGTCCGTTCTCGAGCGACATGAACCCGATGACTTGACTGACCGCATTGCGGCGCGTCACCATCATCAGGAACCCGAGCAGGACGACCGAAAGCGCGAGCGCCAAGTCCTCACGCGCGAGGCGGTCGGCGCCAACGGTCACATGCAGCATTACGACCATCGAGAGCGCGACGAGGCCGATGCCAAACAGCATCGTGAGGCCGATACCGCCGACGGCCTCAATTTCGCGGTGGATATCAAGGCGGATGACAACACGGCGGAGAAGTATTGGGATGATGATCGCCTTGAGCACCAGAGCGATGGCGGCCGTGATGTAAAGATGCGGGGCATTCTGCACGAACGCCTGCCACGACACTGACAGTGACAGCACGAAGGCATGCAATGCGAACATGTTCAGAAGGCCGAACATGCGATCCTGATAGAGAAGCAGGAAGCTGATCAGCACGAGTCCGCCGGCCAGAAAATGTGCAACGTCGAAGATCAGACGTTGATCCATCGCTAGAGGCTCCTCGATACGAACAGAAGCAAGGTGGCGAGCAGTCCGAGCATCAGAGCGATCCCTAAGAACTCCGCGACGCGGAAGACGCGCATCTTGGCAATGGCGGTCTCGAAGATGCCGAGTAGAAGACCGAGGGCGGCGAGTTTCGAAAAGTATGTCGCGCCGCCGATCGCTAGGTCACCTGCTGTCGCTCCGGGTTTCGCTAGGCCCCACGGTATGAACAGGCACGCGATGAGTGATGCATAGAGCAGAAGCTTCAGATGTGCGGCGAGTTCAATGACGGCGAGGTGCCGTCCGGAATATTCGAGCACCATAGCCTCATGCACCATCGTCAACTCCAGGTGCGTCGCGGGGTTGTCGACCGGAATACGGGCATTCTCTGCAATCGCGACAATGATTAGAGCAACAAGGGCGAGCGCCAAGGAGACGCGCAGACCGACGTCGGGAGACACCATGAAGCTGGAGAAGGTCGAAAGCTGCGTAGAGCCTGCGATCAAAGCAACAGAGAACACCATCATCATCATAGCCGGCTCGGCGAGCGTCGCGAACGTTGCTTCACGGCTCGAGCCGATGCCACCGAAGCTCGTGCCGATGTCCATGCCAGCGAGCGCAAGGAAGAATCTGGCGCTGCCGAGAAGGGCCGTGATTGCAATGAGATCAGCCGACCAACTGAACATGAGTCCGGTCGCGAATGTGGGCACGAGGCTTGCGGCGACCCATGTGGCTGCGAAAATGAGATAGGGCGCCGTCCGAAACAGCCAGGAGGAATTGTCGGCCAGCACGACCTCTTTGCGCACGAGACGCAACAAGTCGCGATAGGGCTGCAGTAGAGGCGGTCCCTGACGCATCAGTAGCCGCGCTTTAACCTTGCGCACGAAACCGGTAAGCAGCGGTGCCAGGGCGAGAACGAGCATCATCTGGATGCCCTGCGTGGCAATGGCGACGATCAGGGCCATATGGCAAGCCCCAGGAGAAGCACGACTAGTGCGACAAACACGAGGCTTAAGAAGCGCCGGATCGTTAGAAACTGCATCTTGTTGAGAAAGCCGCTGGCGATCGCAACGGCGGAAGCAATTGGGGCGTAGAGCATCTCCCAGATGACGTCGTGCACGCGGGCCTCGTACACGGCCGGTCGAGTCAGGCCGGGTGCCGGCATGTCGACGTGCTCGGTCGCACGAAACACCGTCGTTCCGAAGACGCGGCGGATCGGCTGTCCGAAGCTTGCTGCAGTATATTGCGTGATCGGACTGGGATCTGGGTAACCGCAGTCCCATGCTGCGCTGCGTCTGAGC encodes the following:
- a CDS encoding respiratory chain complex I subunit 1 family protein, which gives rise to MALIVAIATQGIQMMLVLALAPLLTGFVRKVKARLLMRQGPPLLQPYRDLLRLVRKEVVLADNSSWLFRTAPYLIFAATWVAASLVPTFATGLMFSWSADLIAITALLGSARFFLALAGMDIGTSFGGIGSSREATFATLAEPAMMMMVFSVALIAGSTQLSTFSSFMVSPDVGLRVSLALALVALIIVAIAENARIPVDNPATHLELTMVHEAMVLEYSGRHLAVIELAAHLKLLLYASLIACLFIPWGLAKPGATAGDLAIGGATYFSKLAALGLLLGIFETAIAKMRVFRVAEFLGIALMLGLLATLLLFVSRSL
- a CDS encoding hydrogenase 4 subunit F — protein: MTAFPLDGLTLILLIPAVSAALLVALPGYAVTSKLNVLASFLTLVAALSLLWRRPEAGLLLHVDDLNIVFIVLNTFVGFTTSAFSASYIAHEIEIGRLTPAYLRFYHAMYQALMFEMNLALVANNLGLMWVGVEFATLTTVLMVGIYRTHEALEAAWKYFILGSVGIALALFGTILLYLAAKPVAGMEIEAMAWTKLMTRAATFDPALLNLAFVFLLLGYGTKVGLAPMHGWLPDAHAEGPTPISAVLSGLLLNVALHALLRFKMLLATNGQAIAPGPLMVTMGLISLLFAALMLYRRRDIKRMFAYSSIEHMGIIAFAFGMGGPLANFAGLLHMTMHSLTKSAIFFSVGHIAQVKGTQKMTEIGGLTETHPVLGWGLVIGVMAIAGLPPFGIFMSEFLLVTSTFAREPILAVLLVIGIILALGALLQKLNTLAFGTPKGSLTPVEASYVPMFSHFALILIAGIFLPAELVSWFQNVAQLLR
- a CDS encoding NADH-quinone oxidoreductase subunit B family protein → MRKTLLASLIQGPLTEAAPRPDEKALEEVSEGLRRAARRSLGRSLAIREVDTGSCNACELEIHALSNPFYDIERFGLRFVASPRHADVLLVTGPVTSNMREALERTYRATPEPKWVVAVGNCACTGGLFTSSYACVGPVSAVLPVDVTVPGCPPPPIEILRALLALLVGMENDTPQNV
- the yghU gene encoding glutathione-dependent disulfide-bond oxidoreductase; the protein is MSDTANYTPPKVWQWDRPSGGAFASINRPVAGPTHEKELPVGKHPLQLYSLATPNGIKVTVMLEELLAQGHSGAEYDAWLIRITEGDQFGSGFVEINPNSKIPALVDRSGSAPRRIFESGSILLYLAEKFGAFLPSDPDKRTEALNWLFWQAGSAPYLGGGFGHFYTYAPVKIEYAINRFAMEVKRQLDVLDRHLAAHKFMAGEDYSIADIAIWPWYGGLVRGEVYGAAEFLDAPAYVHVNRWANAIAERPAVKRGRMVNRTSGDPSGQLRERHDAGDFETRTEDKLKT
- the ada gene encoding bifunctional DNA-binding transcriptional regulator/O6-methylguanine-DNA methyltransferase Ada translates to MRSAPQPSAMDVEAAYWAAVKARDPSFDGKFYYSVVTTGVYCRPSCSARLARRENVAFHASCADAERAGFRPCKRCKPNEPSLHDRYATKIAEACRLIEQVEEPPKLADLARATGLSPYHFHRIFKAVAGVTPKAYAVAHRQRRARENLMGNASVTRAIHAAGFNSSSRFYADSTGFLGMTPTDFRSGGNSADMRFAVGQCSLGSILVAASDKGIAAIFLGDDPEVLVRNLQDRFPKANLIGGDRAFENVMATVVGLVEAPETGLDLPLDIRGTAFQHRVWQALREIPAGTTATYSEIAEHIGMPKAVRAVAAACAANKLAVAIPCHRVVRNDGSLSGYRWGVERKRALLEREAKS
- a CDS encoding hydrogenase-4 component E, whose product is MDQRLIFDVAHFLAGGLVLISFLLLYQDRMFGLLNMFALHAFVLSLSVSWQAFVQNAPHLYITAAIALVLKAIIIPILLRRVVIRLDIHREIEAVGGIGLTMLFGIGLVALSMVVMLHVTVGADRLAREDLALALSVVLLGFLMMVTRRNAVSQVIGFMSLENGLILAAAGAKGMPLVVEMSVAFSVLVAFLVIGIFLFRIRERFDTVDMHALDRFRGEHL
- a CDS encoding nickel-dependent hydrogenase large subunit, translating into MTALDDLLESCWAAAPCRPWPRLSVTAEQWRTAANELAAGRWTLVSLWAEPQIVHMSILEDSSNRIAILSLQSSHKDFPSIGRSHTPALRLERTIQDLVGLAAQDLPDTRPWLDHGRWKLHHPLATKPSQTHGARPYHFLPVEGPDLHQIPVGPVHAGIIEPGHFRFTASGETVVRLEERLGYVHRGVESLMIGSTIEHAARLAGRASGDSTVAYALAFARAVEAATEIEVPSRVHYVRAIMAEIERIANHVGDIGAICNDAAFALMLAHLGALRERVLRASMNVFGHRLMMDVIVPGGLVRDITSDGIHELLNMLNLIEASFPKLVELYDNTTSLQDRTATAGIVSPELARLFGAGGFVGRASERNFDARKSLGYSPYDMLTFDVPIRKEGDVNARVWIRIREVEQSILLIKLLLDTLPEGPVETVPHRVEAPCEGISIVEGFRGDIFIWLRIDAKGNIDRCHLRDPSWFQWPLLEAAIEGNIVADFPLCNKSFNCSYAGQDL